A window from Catalinimonas alkaloidigena encodes these proteins:
- a CDS encoding acyl-CoA desaturase, translating into MLPVLLFFAAHWYLSLFAQTFFLHRYASHGMFTMSRGWERIFYVLTFVFQGSSFLSPRAYGIMHRLHHAYADTERDPHSPRYSKNLFEMMWRTKTIYNDILNDRAGLDPKFEKGVPNWPFMEWLGDRWPVRLAWGILYTLFYIQFATTWWLFLLLPIHYLMGPVHGAIINWYAHKVGYTNFKVDDTAKNLLPFDFLMMGESYHNNHHAFGGRANFGFKWHEFDPAYPIILLFNALGIIRLRRNRDRAYM; encoded by the coding sequence ATGTTACCTGTTTTGCTCTTCTTTGCTGCCCATTGGTACCTCTCGCTTTTTGCCCAAACGTTTTTTCTGCACCGCTACGCCTCCCACGGCATGTTTACAATGAGCCGGGGCTGGGAGCGTATTTTCTACGTGCTGACGTTCGTGTTCCAGGGTTCGTCGTTTCTGAGCCCGCGGGCCTACGGCATCATGCACCGCCTGCACCACGCCTACGCCGATACGGAACGCGATCCGCACTCGCCTCGGTACTCCAAAAACTTGTTCGAGATGATGTGGCGCACCAAAACCATTTACAACGACATTCTGAACGACCGGGCGGGGCTCGACCCGAAATTTGAAAAGGGAGTGCCCAACTGGCCGTTTATGGAATGGTTGGGCGACCGCTGGCCGGTGCGGCTGGCCTGGGGAATCCTCTACACCCTGTTTTACATTCAGTTCGCGACGACCTGGTGGCTGTTTTTGCTCTTGCCGATCCATTACCTGATGGGGCCGGTGCATGGTGCCATCATCAACTGGTACGCCCATAAAGTCGGATATACCAATTTCAAAGTAGACGATACGGCCAAAAATCTCCTGCCCTTCGATTTTCTGATGATGGGGGAGAGCTACCACAACAACCACCATGCCTTTGGAGGGCGGGCCAACTTTGGCTTCAAGTGGCATGAGTTCGATCCTGCCTACCCGATCATCTTGTTATTCAATGCGCTAGGAATCATTCGGTTGCGCCGCAACCGGGACCGCGCCTACATGTAA
- a CDS encoding T9SS type A sorting domain-containing protein → MQPTPLRPRTLTPLPALFAMLLCWLSSLHATAQTTPTVLEATLRTRQTAEPRGNVLAVLTADTAQLIGFFHGTTEWGSVKLYAGPIGAEAPIYIVSSLGMPGVVKGTFEYSFVPTAEQAQKLHEGDFHIEVTALAANDSARYLEGALLPLPLQNPTVVGTHLSTIWQGRPRRTGSALGYVASDSLYLFGFFLTETPWGSVNLYKGTFPSDGELLVNLGLSLPTPPDYTSGFMHKVPFSAQERDALLAGQLHIGVRDMSNQGLLRGQVYTFPNHTPGKVQMLAPEPADRFVFSASTAPDNDSLLFAVEFSEATDPDQHPVHYFWEATLRQEHLGHVPAKSLIYDLGTDSTRLPFTVAQAYELYNDLIALYPGAPLPPAEGLTVFHRVISTDGSHYTWSDTASFMLVNSEVTPLEERPESWHGVEQLSCFPNPARGATTLTFRLDEPAQVEVQLYDALGRLVLTPYRTAIQTTGVQQIAVATAGLAPGTYNYQVMATTHTATRTGHGRMVVVE, encoded by the coding sequence ATGCAACCCACCCCTCTCCGTCCGCGCACGCTGACGCCCCTACCTGCGCTGTTTGCCATGCTCCTCTGCTGGCTCTCCAGCCTGCACGCCACCGCCCAAACCACGCCAACCGTGCTGGAAGCTACTTTGCGTACCCGACAAACCGCCGAACCCCGCGGTAACGTGCTGGCCGTCCTGACGGCCGATACGGCACAACTTATCGGATTCTTCCACGGCACCACCGAATGGGGCAGTGTCAAACTATATGCGGGGCCCATCGGAGCCGAAGCTCCGATCTACATCGTCTCTTCGCTCGGCATGCCGGGCGTGGTGAAGGGCACCTTTGAATACTCGTTTGTGCCGACCGCTGAACAGGCACAGAAACTCCACGAGGGAGACTTCCACATTGAAGTCACTGCCCTGGCTGCGAACGACTCGGCCCGTTACCTGGAGGGCGCGCTACTCCCCCTACCGCTGCAAAATCCTACCGTGGTAGGCACGCATCTCTCTACCATCTGGCAGGGACGCCCGCGCCGCACCGGCAGCGCACTGGGCTACGTAGCGAGCGATTCGTTGTACCTGTTCGGTTTCTTTCTGACCGAAACGCCCTGGGGCAGTGTGAATTTGTACAAAGGCACCTTCCCCTCAGACGGCGAGCTGCTGGTGAACCTGGGCCTTTCGCTACCCACCCCGCCTGACTACACCAGTGGCTTTATGCACAAAGTACCCTTTAGTGCGCAGGAACGCGATGCACTGCTTGCCGGTCAGCTGCACATTGGCGTGCGAGATATGAGCAACCAGGGTCTTTTGCGCGGGCAAGTCTACACCTTCCCGAACCACACTCCCGGCAAAGTTCAGATGCTGGCCCCGGAGCCGGCCGACCGCTTTGTCTTTTCTGCCTCGACGGCTCCTGACAACGATAGCCTTTTGTTTGCGGTCGAATTTTCTGAAGCTACCGATCCGGACCAGCATCCGGTGCATTACTTCTGGGAGGCCACGCTACGCCAGGAGCATCTCGGGCACGTGCCCGCCAAATCTTTGATTTATGATCTGGGCACAGACAGCACGCGTCTTCCTTTTACCGTGGCGCAGGCGTACGAACTCTACAACGACCTGATCGCCCTGTATCCGGGCGCGCCCCTCCCGCCGGCCGAAGGCCTGACGGTTTTCCACCGGGTCATTTCCACCGACGGTTCGCACTATACCTGGAGCGATACGGCATCGTTCATGCTGGTGAACAGCGAAGTCACCCCTCTTGAAGAAAGACCGGAGTCCTGGCATGGCGTAGAACAGTTATCGTGCTTCCCCAATCCGGCCCGAGGAGCGACTACGTTGACGTTCCGATTGGATGAACCCGCACAGGTGGAGGTTCAGCTCTACGATGCACTGGGGCGCCTTGTGCTGACACCTTATCGGACGGCCATCCAAACCACTGGGGTACAACAAATTGCAGTAGCAACCGCAGGTCTGGCCCCGGGCACCTACAATTATCAGGTAATGGCGACAACGCACACCGCAACCCGAACTGGCCACGGCCGAATGGTCGTCGTCGAGTAA
- a CDS encoding c-type cytochrome, whose translation MKPLVKKILLGTLAVPCLALAGFVGTAQLRWDRTFEAPYPEIRASSDSAVVARGSYLVNGPAHCSYCHTTTDQWPALDSGAVLPLTGGNRFVLPVGTFITPNLTPDVETGIGRRSDAELARMLRHSVRADGRAALPFMPFQNMSDDDLTAIISYLRSREPVRHEVPNHDLTMMGKGLMAFLIEPQGPEGTPPQTSPAQAPTIARGKYLANSVANCAGCHTKRSPMDGSAIGEPFAGGMVMEDEKNPDKIFVTPNLTPDAATGRIAHWTEEQFVARFRVPRKAFEGSHMPWMAFRRMSDDDVRAIYRYLNSLSPVANATGPSYQDKPAD comes from the coding sequence ATGAAACCCCTCGTTAAAAAGATTCTTCTGGGCACCCTGGCGGTTCCCTGTCTGGCCCTGGCCGGGTTTGTGGGCACCGCGCAATTGCGTTGGGACCGTACGTTCGAAGCTCCTTATCCGGAAATCCGGGCCAGCTCCGATTCGGCGGTGGTCGCCCGCGGCAGTTACCTGGTGAACGGCCCGGCTCACTGTTCGTATTGTCACACGACGACCGATCAATGGCCGGCACTCGACAGCGGGGCGGTGCTCCCCCTGACGGGAGGCAACCGCTTTGTGCTACCGGTCGGTACGTTCATTACGCCCAACCTGACTCCCGATGTTGAGACGGGCATCGGACGGCGCTCCGACGCAGAGCTGGCCCGGATGCTACGCCACTCGGTACGTGCCGACGGACGGGCTGCGCTGCCCTTTATGCCGTTTCAGAACATGAGTGACGACGACCTGACGGCGATCATCTCTTACCTGCGTTCGCGGGAACCGGTCCGGCACGAAGTGCCGAATCACGACCTGACCATGATGGGCAAAGGCCTCATGGCGTTTCTGATCGAGCCGCAAGGCCCCGAAGGAACGCCTCCGCAGACCAGCCCGGCCCAGGCCCCGACGATTGCGCGGGGCAAATACCTGGCGAACAGCGTGGCAAACTGCGCCGGATGCCATACCAAACGAAGCCCGATGGATGGCTCAGCTATTGGCGAACCGTTTGCCGGGGGCATGGTGATGGAAGACGAGAAGAACCCGGATAAGATTTTTGTGACACCCAACCTGACTCCCGACGCAGCGACAGGACGCATTGCCCACTGGACAGAGGAGCAGTTCGTGGCCCGGTTCCGTGTACCCCGAAAAGCCTTCGAAGGCTCGCACATGCCCTGGATGGCCTTCCGACGCATGAGCGACGACGACGTGCGGGCCATTTACCGGTACCTGAATAGCCTCTCTCCCGTCGCGAATGCTACCGGTCCGTCTTACCAGGACAAGCCCGCCGACTAA